In Luteitalea sp. TBR-22, one genomic interval encodes:
- a CDS encoding APC family permease has protein sequence MSSAPPPPHPGQPHGLVRQFGLLQATALNMSNMIGIGPFITIPLLMTALGGPQALLGWLVALVIVIADGLIWSELGAAMPGSGGTYQYLREGFGREKLGRLMAFLFIWQFILSGPLEIASGYIGFAQYARYFWPAMPRSWVVALAMTVGVVNIALLYRRIESVGRLTVTLWVGTLLTTLAVIVSGALFFQSSVAFDFPPGAFDFSLGFLLGLGGAARVGIYDYLGYYNICYIGDEVREPGYVIPRSIIFSVFAVALIYIAINLSIIGVVSWREFVPASSYPKADFIVSVFMERLYGTSVASVFTLLVLWTAFGSVFALLLGYSRIPYAAALDGTFFTVFGRLHPTQHFPHVALLTVGLLAMIGSTLSLGIVIDALVTMRILVQFIGQMGALVLLRRQQPDLPRPFRVWLYPVPLVVALFGWIFLFATTDPFVILFGLGLLAAGGVAFLIWSKQTRRWPFAVN, from the coding sequence ATGAGCAGCGCGCCCCCGCCCCCGCATCCCGGCCAGCCCCACGGACTGGTGCGCCAGTTCGGCCTGCTCCAGGCCACGGCGCTGAACATGTCCAACATGATCGGGATCGGGCCGTTCATCACGATCCCCCTCCTGATGACCGCCCTCGGCGGCCCGCAGGCGCTGCTCGGCTGGCTGGTCGCGTTGGTGATCGTGATCGCCGACGGCCTGATCTGGAGCGAACTCGGGGCGGCCATGCCCGGCTCGGGCGGCACCTACCAGTACCTGCGGGAGGGATTCGGCCGCGAGAAGCTGGGGCGCCTGATGGCCTTCCTCTTCATCTGGCAGTTCATCCTGTCGGGGCCGCTCGAGATCGCCTCCGGCTACATCGGCTTCGCGCAGTACGCCCGCTACTTCTGGCCCGCGATGCCGCGCAGCTGGGTGGTCGCCCTGGCGATGACGGTGGGCGTGGTCAACATCGCGTTGCTCTATCGGCGCATCGAGTCGGTGGGACGACTCACGGTGACCCTCTGGGTGGGCACGTTGCTGACGACGCTGGCCGTCATCGTCAGCGGCGCGCTGTTCTTCCAGTCGTCGGTGGCCTTCGACTTCCCGCCGGGGGCGTTCGACTTCTCGCTCGGCTTCCTGCTCGGCCTCGGCGGCGCGGCGCGCGTCGGCATCTACGACTACCTGGGCTACTACAACATCTGCTACATCGGCGACGAGGTCCGCGAGCCGGGCTACGTGATCCCGCGCTCGATCATCTTCAGCGTCTTCGCCGTCGCGCTGATCTACATCGCCATCAACCTGTCGATCATCGGCGTCGTCTCCTGGCGCGAATTCGTGCCGGCCTCGAGCTACCCGAAGGCCGACTTCATCGTGTCGGTGTTCATGGAGCGCCTGTACGGCACGTCGGTGGCCAGCGTGTTCACCCTCCTCGTGCTGTGGACGGCGTTCGGGTCGGTGTTCGCGCTCCTGCTCGGCTACTCGCGCATCCCCTACGCGGCGGCGCTCGACGGCACCTTCTTCACGGTGTTCGGCCGCCTCCACCCGACGCAGCATTTCCCGCACGTCGCCCTGCTCACCGTCGGCCTGCTGGCGATGATCGGCAGCACGCTGTCGCTGGGCATCGTCATCGACGCGCTGGTGACGATGCGCATCCTGGTGCAGTTCATCGGGCAGATGGGCGCCCTGGTCCTGCTGCGCCGCCAGCAACCGGACCTCCCCCGGCCGTTCCGCGTGTGGCTCTACCCGGTCCCGCTGGTGGTGGCACTCTTCGGCTGGATCTTCCTGTTCGCGACGACCGACCCGTTCGTCATCCTGTTCGGTCTCGGGCTGCTTGCCGCCGGCGGCGTGGCCTTCCTGATCTGGTCGAAGCAGACGCGCCGCTGGCCGTTCGCCGTCAACTGA
- a CDS encoding MIP/aquaporin family protein, translating into MREALAEFLGTALLLTFGLGVVAQTVTSGGAAGSPLGIHLCWGLAVILGVYASAGVSGAHLNPAVTLALAVRRGFPWSKVGPYVVAQLLGAFVGAAVVYLTYREAITAFDGGMRQVLGPHGTAGIFATYPAPYLSILGGVIDQIVGTALLVAMVFAISDERNAPPAASLAPVFVGLTVMAIGMGFGANAGYAINPARDFGPRLFTALAGWGGGVFTAGNGWWWVPVVAPCIGAVLGGTVYDLLIRAHHPAHTNRIGDPARRVE; encoded by the coding sequence ATGCGTGAAGCCCTCGCGGAATTCCTCGGCACGGCCCTCCTCCTCACCTTCGGCCTCGGCGTCGTCGCGCAGACGGTGACCAGCGGCGGCGCGGCCGGCAGTCCCCTCGGCATCCACCTGTGCTGGGGACTGGCCGTGATCCTCGGCGTGTACGCCTCGGCAGGGGTCAGCGGCGCGCACCTCAATCCCGCCGTCACGCTGGCGCTCGCCGTCCGGCGCGGCTTCCCGTGGAGCAAGGTCGGCCCCTACGTCGTCGCCCAGCTGCTCGGCGCGTTCGTCGGCGCGGCGGTGGTGTACCTCACCTACCGGGAGGCGATCACGGCCTTCGACGGCGGGATGCGACAGGTGCTCGGCCCGCATGGCACGGCGGGCATCTTCGCGACCTATCCCGCGCCGTACCTGTCGATCCTCGGCGGCGTCATCGACCAGATCGTCGGCACGGCGCTGCTCGTGGCGATGGTGTTCGCGATCAGCGACGAGCGGAACGCGCCTCCGGCGGCGTCGCTCGCCCCGGTGTTCGTCGGCCTCACGGTGATGGCGATCGGCATGGGATTCGGCGCCAACGCCGGCTATGCGATCAACCCGGCGCGCGACTTCGGTCCGCGCCTCTTCACGGCCCTCGCCGGTTGGGGCGGCGGCGTCTTCACGGCCGGCAACGGCTGGTGGTGGGTGCCGGTCGTGGCGCCCTGCATCGGCGCCGTGCTGGGCGGCACCGTCTACGACCTGTTGATCCGCGCGCACCACCCCGCGCACACCAACCGCATCGGCGATCCGGCGCGCCGCGTCGAGTAG
- the glpK gene encoding glycerol kinase GlpK: protein MSYILALDQGTTSSRAIVFGRDGRVVASAQQEFPQIFPGPALVEHDPEAIWSSQIAVAKEAMATAGLTAADIAAIGIANQRETTVLWEKATGKPVANAIVWQSRVSAGICDRLKQQGHEAMIREKTGLVVDAYFSGTKVKHLLDTHEGLRARAMRGEVLFGTIETFLLWRLSGGAVHVTDVSNASRTLMFNIHTLDWDDELLALLDVPRAMLPAIRSNSEVYGHTRPEIFGAPIPLAGAAGDQQAALFGQACFEPGSAKNTYGTGCFLLMNTGATPKPSSHGLLTTVGWQRNGEVTYALEGAVFIAGAVVQWLRDGLKLIPTSADVERLMLESTDSDGVLLVPAFVGLGAPYWDQYARGLIIGLTRNTTASHLARAAVESMAYQTRDVLDAMQQDSGITLSSLKVDGGATVNTHLLDFQADLLGVPVRRPAVGETTALGAAYLAGLAVGYWNDYEDVRRNWALDREFAPTIDQHERDRRYRRWTRAVARARDWARED, encoded by the coding sequence ATGTCCTACATCCTCGCCCTCGATCAAGGCACCACGTCCAGCCGCGCCATCGTCTTCGGCCGTGACGGGCGGGTCGTCGCCTCCGCGCAGCAGGAATTCCCGCAGATCTTCCCGGGGCCGGCGCTCGTCGAGCACGATCCGGAGGCGATCTGGTCGTCGCAGATCGCCGTCGCGAAGGAGGCCATGGCCACGGCCGGGCTGACGGCGGCCGACATCGCCGCCATCGGCATCGCCAACCAGCGCGAGACCACCGTGCTCTGGGAGAAGGCCACCGGCAAGCCGGTCGCCAACGCGATCGTGTGGCAGAGCCGCGTCAGTGCGGGCATCTGCGATCGCCTCAAGCAGCAGGGGCACGAGGCGATGATCCGCGAGAAGACGGGCCTGGTCGTCGACGCCTACTTCTCGGGTACGAAGGTCAAGCACCTGCTCGACACGCACGAGGGGCTGCGGGCCCGCGCGATGCGCGGCGAGGTGCTGTTCGGCACGATCGAGACGTTCCTGTTGTGGCGGCTCTCGGGCGGCGCCGTGCACGTCACCGACGTCAGCAACGCCTCGCGCACGCTGATGTTCAACATCCACACGCTGGACTGGGACGACGAGTTGCTGGCGCTGCTCGACGTACCCCGCGCGATGCTGCCGGCCATCCGCAGCAACAGCGAGGTGTACGGCCACACCCGGCCGGAGATCTTCGGTGCGCCCATCCCGCTGGCCGGCGCGGCCGGCGACCAGCAGGCGGCCCTCTTCGGCCAGGCGTGCTTCGAGCCGGGCAGCGCGAAGAACACGTACGGCACCGGCTGCTTCCTGCTCATGAACACGGGCGCGACGCCCAAGCCGTCCAGCCACGGGCTGCTCACCACGGTGGGCTGGCAGCGCAACGGCGAGGTGACCTACGCGCTCGAAGGCGCGGTGTTCATCGCCGGAGCGGTCGTGCAGTGGCTGCGCGACGGGCTGAAGCTGATCCCGACCTCGGCCGACGTCGAGCGCCTGATGCTCGAGTCGACCGATTCGGACGGCGTGCTGCTCGTGCCCGCGTTCGTCGGCCTCGGCGCGCCGTACTGGGACCAGTACGCGCGCGGCCTCATCATCGGCCTGACCCGCAACACCACCGCCTCGCACCTGGCCCGCGCCGCCGTCGAGTCGATGGCGTACCAGACGCGCGACGTGCTCGACGCCATGCAGCAGGACTCGGGCATCACGCTGTCGAGCCTGAAGGTCGACGGCGGCGCCACCGTCAACACCCACCTGCTCGACTTCCAGGCCGACCTGCTGGGCGTGCCCGTGCGTCGTCCGGCCGTCGGCGAGACCACTGCCCTCGGCGCCGCGTACCTGGCCGGACTGGCCGTGGGCTACTGGAACGACTACGAAGACGTGCGTCGCAACTGGGCGCTCGACCGCGAGTTCGCGCCGACGATCGACCAGCACGAGCGTGACCGCCGCTACCGGCGGTGGACCCGCGCCGTCGCCCGCGCCCGCGACTGGGCGCGGGAAGACTGA
- a CDS encoding glycoside hydrolase family 2 protein translates to MSDSRSSTDALHGYPRPQLRRDSWRSLDGPWEFVADPQARWRTPPDVTWAGRTIVVPFAPETRASGIHETGFLARCWYRRTLEPWDPGDGRVFLHFGAVDYRATVWVDDRPVARHEGGYTPFECDITEAMRAGRPVTVVVRADDDPLDLAKPRGKQDWLLEPHSIWYPRTTGIWQSVWLERVPRAWVQRLRWTPSLVAWDLHLECWFGGDLSEPLQLEVTIMSGERLLARDCYEVTGDELSRRIAFSDPGIDDSRNALLWSPESPHLLDVTLELRTVAGERVDVVESYTALREVAVSADRFVLNGRPYYLRLVLDQGYWPDSGSTAPDDAALQRDVELARAMGFNGVRKHQKIEAPRYLYWADRLGLLVWEEMPSAYRFTSVSVERLTREWLDVLARDRSHPCIVAWVPFNESWGVPNLPDNPSHRHYVQALYHLTRTIDPHRPVIGNDGWESSATDLVGIHDYDADPQRLRARYHSDDIVPRLFRKERPGGRVLVLEGHANLDHPIVLSEFGGIACSAEQRTWGYSRCDTGEALQARYAELVQAVHDSRIFAGFCYTQFADTYQEANGLLSADRTPKFPLDDIQRATRGVSRR, encoded by the coding sequence GTGTCTGACTCCCGGTCCTCGACTGACGCGCTCCACGGCTATCCCCGACCGCAACTCCGCCGCGACTCCTGGCGCTCGCTCGACGGGCCCTGGGAGTTCGTGGCCGATCCGCAGGCCCGCTGGCGAACGCCGCCCGATGTCACCTGGGCGGGACGCACCATCGTCGTGCCCTTCGCGCCGGAGACGCGCGCGAGTGGCATCCACGAGACCGGCTTCCTGGCGCGCTGCTGGTACCGCCGCACGCTCGAGCCCTGGGATCCGGGCGACGGCCGGGTCTTCCTGCACTTCGGGGCCGTCGACTACCGCGCCACCGTCTGGGTCGATGATCGCCCGGTCGCCAGGCACGAGGGGGGCTACACGCCGTTCGAATGCGACATCACCGAGGCGATGCGCGCGGGACGCCCGGTCACGGTGGTGGTGCGGGCCGACGACGATCCGCTGGATCTGGCCAAGCCGCGCGGCAAGCAGGACTGGCTGCTCGAGCCCCACTCCATCTGGTATCCGCGCACGACGGGCATCTGGCAGTCGGTCTGGCTCGAGCGTGTACCGCGCGCCTGGGTGCAGCGACTCCGTTGGACGCCCAGCCTCGTCGCGTGGGATCTCCACCTCGAGTGCTGGTTCGGCGGCGACCTGTCCGAGCCGCTGCAGCTCGAGGTGACCATCATGTCGGGCGAGCGCCTCCTCGCGCGCGACTGTTACGAGGTGACCGGCGACGAGCTGTCGCGTCGGATCGCCTTCTCCGACCCCGGCATCGACGACTCGCGCAACGCTTTGCTGTGGAGCCCCGAGTCGCCGCACCTGCTCGACGTCACGCTCGAACTCCGCACCGTCGCGGGCGAGCGCGTCGACGTCGTCGAGAGCTACACGGCGCTTCGCGAGGTCGCCGTCAGCGCCGACCGGTTCGTGCTCAACGGACGGCCGTACTACCTGCGCCTGGTGCTCGACCAGGGCTACTGGCCCGACAGTGGCTCGACGGCCCCCGACGACGCGGCCCTGCAGCGCGACGTCGAGTTGGCTCGCGCGATGGGCTTCAACGGTGTCCGCAAGCACCAGAAGATCGAGGCGCCGCGCTACCTGTACTGGGCCGACCGCCTCGGCTTGCTGGTCTGGGAGGAGATGCCGAGCGCCTATCGCTTCACGTCGGTCTCGGTCGAGCGCCTCACCCGCGAATGGCTCGACGTGCTCGCCCGCGATCGGAGCCATCCGTGCATCGTCGCGTGGGTGCCGTTCAACGAGTCGTGGGGTGTGCCCAACCTGCCCGACAACCCGTCGCATCGTCACTACGTGCAGGCGCTGTATCACCTGACGCGCACGATCGATCCGCACCGGCCGGTGATCGGCAACGACGGATGGGAGAGCAGCGCCACCGATCTCGTCGGCATCCACGACTACGACGCCGATCCGCAGCGACTGCGCGCGCGCTATCACTCCGACGACATCGTGCCGCGGCTCTTCCGCAAGGAACGTCCGGGCGGACGTGTGCTCGTGCTCGAGGGGCACGCCAATCTCGACCACCCGATCGTGCTGTCGGAGTTCGGCGGTATCGCCTGCTCGGCCGAGCAGCGGACCTGGGGCTACTCGCGTTGCGACACGGGCGAAGCGCTGCAGGCCCGCTACGCCGAACTCGTGCAGGCGGTGCACGACTCGCGGATATTCGCAGGATTCTGCTACACACAGTTCGCCGACACGTATCAGGAAGCCAACGGGCTCCTGTCCGCCGACCGGACCCCGAAGTTCCCTCTGGACGACATCCAGCGGGCGACACGCGGCGTGAGTCGTCGATGA